The following DNA comes from Buttiauxella agrestis.
TTCATGGCCGCATGAAGCCTCAAGAAAAGCAGGCCGTGATGCAGGCTTTCAAAGAAGGCTCGATTCATCTGTTGATCGCCACAACGGTTATTGAAGTGGGTGTGGATGTGCCGAATGCCAGCCTGATGATTATTGAAAACCCAGAACGTCTCGGTCTTGCGCAACTCCACCAGCTTCGTGGCCGTGTTGGCCGTGGTGCCGTCGCATCCCACTGCGTGTTGCTTTATAAATCACCGCTATCAAAAACGGCGCAGCTACGATTGCAGGTGTTGCGCGACAGCAATGATGGCTTTGTGATTGCACAAAAGGATTTAGAAATTCGTGGGCCAGGTGAATTACTCGGCACGCGCCAGACGGGGAATGCCGAGTTTAAAGTAGCTGATTTGCTGCGCGATCAAGCGATGATTCCAGAAGTACAGCGCCTTGCGCGCCATATCCATGAACGCTATCCCGAGCAGGCAACCGCGCTCATTGAACGCTGGATGCCTGAAACGGAACGCTATTCAAATGCCTGATGCTTAGCCAAAGATTGGCAGCATCAGATACATCTTGATTACCAACGCGTTGACGATATCAATAAAGAACGCGCCAACCATTGGCACCACCAGGAACGCCATGTGTGACGGGCCAAAGCGCTCAGTAATCGCCTGCATGTTAGCGATTGCTGTAGGCGTTGCGCCCAGGCCAAAACCACAATGCCCCGCAGCAAGGACCGCCGCATCATAGTTTTTACCCATCAAACGATACGTCACGAAGATGGCATACAGTGCCATAAAGATGGTCTGCACCGTCAGAATCGCCAGCATTGGCAACGCCAGAGAAGCCAGCTCCCACAGCTTCAGGCTCATCAGCGCCATAGCGAGGAACAGCGACAAACAGACGTTCCCGAGCACGGAAACTGCACGTTCAAATACCCGATAGAAGCCGAGCAGTGAGAGTGTGTTGCTGAGGATAACCCCAACAAATAACACGCAAACAAACGTCGGTAATTCAAAGCTCGTGCCTTGAATGAGTTGGCCCGCAAACTTACCCACGGTAAGGCAGATAGCAATCATCGCAATGGTTTCAATCATCACCATGGAGGTGATCATGCGCCCGACAGCCGGTTTTTCAAAAGCGGTGGGATCAATGCTATCTTCAGGTGTGCCATTTGGCGTGGATGAGTGTTTGACCAGATAACGCGCCACCGGCCCGCCAATCAAACCGCCCAACACTAAACCAAACGTTGCGCAAGCCATCGCAACTTCAGTGGCGTTCTGGAAGCCATAGCGCTCGGTAAACAGCTTACTCCAGGCCGCTCCCGTACCATGTCCGCCCGATAACGTAATAGAACCTGCCAGTAAACCCATTAATGGATCAAGGCCCAACAGGCTCGCCATACCAATACCGATGGCATTTTGCATCACCAGCAAACCAACAACCACAACCAGGAAAATACCGACAACTTTGCCACCCGCACGCAAGCTGGAAAGGTTGGCGTTAAGGCCGATGGTGGCAAAGAAGGCGAGCATCAAAGGGTCTTTGAGGCTCATATCAAATTCAAATTCCCAGCCGACGCTCTTTTTGAGCACCAACAAGGCCAGAGCGATTAAGAGTCCACCCGCTACCGGTTCAGGGATAGTGTATTTTTTTAACAGCGGTATGGTATGGACCATTTTACGGCCCAGTAACAACACGAGAGTTGCGGCAACAAGCGTAGAAAGTGTGTCGAGATAAAACATAGAAGTGCTCCTGTTTGCGCATATTTCTCACAGACGCTTTTAATTATCCTTCACTGGAATTTCAGGGTTTAGAAAAGTCAGCAGCTGGATTTTAACCAAAAAACAGCTGAAAGTTATATAAAAAGGTCGTTATATACACTTTTTATCTTATGAAACTTCGGTAGCAAACGTTTGCTTTTACCATTCAGTCCGCTAAAATCACCGTTTTTTCTCCTGGGGATAATTTCCGATGTCTGTTAATGCTGTTGAGTCAGACGATGCGCAACCGATTGCTAAGACTCATTCCAGTGAATTGATCTACCGCCTCGAGGATCGCCCTCCTCTTCCACAAACACTTTTTGCTGCCGGGCAGCACTTATTAGCGATGTTTGTAGCGGTTATCACGCCTGCGATGTTGATTTGTCAGGCGCTGGGACTTCCGGCTGAAGATACCCAACACATTATCAGCATGTCTTTGTTCGCCTCAGGCGTAGCATCGATTATCCAGATTAAAGCCTGGGGCCCGGTTGGCTCTGGGCTTCTGTCTATCCAGGGCACCAGTTTTAACTTTGTTTCACCGTTGATTATGGGCGGCATGGCATTGAAAAATGGCGGTGCCGATGTACCAACCATGATGGCCGCACTCTTCGGCACGTTGATGTTGGCAAGCTGCACAGAGATGCTGTTGTCGCGCTTTCTGCATCTGGCTCGTCGCATTATTACGCCACTGGTTTCTGGTGTAGTGGTGATGATTATCGGCCTGTCGCTGATTCAGGTTGGCTTGACATCCATTGGTGGTGGCTACGGTGCAATGAGCGACCACACCTTTGGCGCGCCGAAAAATCTGCTGCTGGCAGGTGCCGTGCTGCTGGTCATTATTTTGCTTAACCGTCAGCGAAACCCTTACTTACGTGTAGCGTCACTGGTTATCGCGATGGCGGTAGGTTATGCGCTGGCCTGGGCGATGGGCATGCTGCCGAACGTCGCGCCATCAACCAATACAGACCTGATCATGGTGCCAACGCCGCTTTATTACGGGTTGGGTATCGACTGGAATTTGCTTATCCCGCTGATGCTGGTGTTTATGGTGACGTCTCTGGAAACTATCGGCGATATTACGGCAACGTCTGACGTTTCCGAACAGCCGGTTTCTGGCCCGCTGTATATGAAGCGCCTGAAAGGTGGCGTGCTGGCGAACGGCCTGAATTCCTGCGTTTCCGCCGTGTTCAACACCTTCCCTAACTCTTGCTTCGGCCAGAACAACGGCGTTATTCAGCTTACTGGCGTTGCCAGCCGCTATGTCGGTTTTGTCGTTGCGCTGATGCTGATTGTGCTGGGCCTGTTCCCAGCAGTAAGCGGATTCGTACAACACATTCCCGAACCAGTTCTGGGCGGCGCAACTATCGTGATGTTCGGCACCATCGCCGCATCCGGCGTGCGTATTGTCTCTCGTGAACCTCTGAACCGCCGCGCAATTATGATTATTGCGCTGTCCCTGGCGGTCGGTATGGGTGTTTCTCAGCAGCCACTGATTTTGCAGTTTGCACCTGAATGGCTGAAGACATTGCTCTCTTCCGGTATTGCTGCCGGTGGTATCACCGCTATCGTGTTAAACCTGATTTTCCCACCTGAGAAAAATTGATGTACTTCACGCGCTGGCGATTTGTTTACGCCAGCGCGTGTTACCCCTCCTGACAATCCCATCCTTGAGCTATAACGGTAAATGGGGCATAAAACCCTTTACCGAAACTTCATGGGATGGAAGACAATGAAATTTCTCGGAAAGCTAATCATTGCGTTATTGGTTGTCGTACTTGTACTGCTTCTTGCTGCTTATCTTTTACTGCAAACCCGTTGGGGCGCCGCCCAGGTTAGCAGTTGGGTTAATGAGAAGAGTGATTACAATTTCTCTTTTGAAGAGATGGATCATCGTTGGGCATCACCCACGCATGTCACTCTGACGAATGTCACTTTCGGGCGCAAAGGCCAACCGGCGACGCTGGTTGCAAAGAATATTGATATTGGGCTTAGCTCACGTCAGTTCTCAGATCCTCTGCACGTCGACAATATTTTGTTGCAAAACGGAACGTTAAACATCAGCCCGGACGCCGCCCCGCTGCCATTCCAGGCCGACATGCTGCAATTAAGTGATATGGCACTCAACAGTCCAAATACCGAATGGGATTTACATGCCCAACGCGTCAACGGGGGTGTAAAGCCCTGGCAACCGACGAAAGGTAAAGTGCTGGGAAGTACCGCAGATATTCAGTTTAGTGCCGGGTCCATGACGCTCAACGGTGTTCCAGCGACCAACGTGTTATTGCAGGGTGCGATTAATAACGAGCAGGTGACGCTTTCCACTATCGGGGCGGATATGGCTCGCGGCTCGCTTACCGGCAACGCCAGGCGCCTTGCTGACGGTTCATGGCAAATTGGTAGCCTGCGTTTGAACGATATTCGCCTGCAAACTGAAAAATCAATTACCGATTTCCTGGCCCCGCTTACCACCATTCCTTCGCTAAAAATTGATAACCTGGAAGTCACCGACGCGCGACTGGAAGGGAAAGATTGGGCGGTAACCGATTTAGATCTGAGTTTGCGCAACCTGACGCTGGCAAAAGGCGGATGGCAAAGTGATGACGGACGGCTGTCAATGAACGCCAGTGATTTCATTATTGGCGCATTACATTTGAACGACCCCATCGCAAACGTCGATTTTAATCAGCAAACGGCTGCGCTACGCCAGTTCACTTCCCGCTGGGAAAGAGGCATGGTCCGCGCTTCAGGCGAGTGGCAACGCAATGAGAAAAAACTCGCGCTCGATGAGCTGGTTTTTGCAGGACTGGAATATACGCTGCCCGCCGACTGGAAAGCGCTTTGGATGAAACCTTTACCGGAATGGCTGAATTCGGTATCGATTAAAAAACTCACGGCTAACAGAAACCTGGTTATTGATATCGATCCTGCCTTCCCGTTCCAGCTCACGGCGCTGGACGGCACAGCGAATAATATCGAAGTGGTGCGCAACCACCAGTGGGGTGTCTGGAGCGGAAACTTAACCCTGAATGCAGCAGCCGCCACGTTTAACCGTGTGGATGTTCGCAGGCCGTCTATTTCATTGAATGCAACTGACAGCCAAATCACGATCACGGAATTAAGTGCTTTTGCGGGAGAAGGCATGCTGGAAGCGACGGGTGCAGTTTCGCAGGCTCCACAGCGAAATGCTGCAATTAACCTTCGTGGCCGTTCGGTGCCGATAAACGTCTTACAACAATGGGGATGGCCGTCATTACCACTCGAAGGGAATGGTAATTTGCAACTTTCCGTCACCGGAAATCTTGCGGCACAAACACCTCTAAAACCGACAGTAAACGGTAACTTGCAAGCCAGCGGAACCGATGGCAAACAAGTACAGCAAACAATGCAGAATGGGGAAGTACCCGGCGTGTAAGCGCCGGGCAGTTATTCTTCACCTATTATTCTTCTTCGTTCCCGCCCTCTTCAAGCGGGCCAAAAGGTTTAGCTGGCAGTACCAGATACACCCCTTCAAAAACAGCACCTTGCGTATCATCGCCGAAAAGCTCAACTTGCAATGCAACGCGAGCTTTGCGGCCACGCGCCAGGCGGTCGAGATCGCCACTCAACGAGCCTAAGTCAGCAATGGCTCCAGGCCTTCCGGTGATCGGACTGCTATATCGGATATGCGCATCGGCAAGAATAATCGTGCCGCCGAGATGACGCTCGCGCAGCATCAGCCAGATCAGCCCCCAACCGGTCAGCGTAGCGAGCGAAAACAGGCTACCGGCGAATAAGGTTTGATGGGGATTTTGATTACCCGCTTCGGGCATGGTGGTAATGAATTTCTGCCCGGTGTATTGCAGGATGCGCACGCCCATTTTTTCACTTAACGGGATGTGTTCATACCAGGCCTGCTGTAACTGAGCGCACCAGTCTGCACGATGGAGAATGTCGTCCAGCGAAGCGACGGGTTTTATCATCAAATAGTGGCGAATCGGCGTGGTCGAAGGCGTGGTGATTTCGCCCTGATTCTCAAATCCCAATTTGGCAAAGAACTCGACGGCATCTTCACGTGCGCTACACACCACACGTTTCACCCCTTCCTGGCGCGCGACAGACTCAAGTGTCATCGCCACCAGCGTACCCAGCCCCTTATCTTGCACCGAAGGGTGAACCGCCATAAAACGAATAGCAGCTTCGTTATCGGCGTTGATATACAAGCGACCAATGGCGACAGGATTGCCTTCTTCATCCACCACCATCTGGTGATGGGCCATGGCATCCCACGCATCGCGTTCGGAGCCTTTAGGTTGATGCAGCGGCTTACGCAGCATCTCCCAGCGAAACTGGTAATAGAGCTCAAGCTCTTCTTCGGTTTGCGGTACGCGAAGGTGATACATACATGTACTCTCTCTTGTTACGCGGGACCGTGTAAGTTGCGAATTCAGACCTGTAACCAAAACGTCACCGGGCCATCGTTGGTCAGGCTGACTTTCATGTCGGCGGCGAAGCGCCCTGTTTCGGCCACAATGCCCTGCTGGCGGCAACGTTGAACAAAGTATTCATATAACTCTTCGGCAAGTTGCGGTGCTGCTCCGCCAGAAAAGCTCGGACGCATACCGCGTTCGGTATCAGCGGCGAGGGTAAACTGCGACACCACCAGCACACTGCCACCCGCTTGCTGAACATTAAGATTCATCTTGTCGTTTTCATCGCCAAAAATACGATAACCCAAAACCCGCTCGCAAAGACGATTCGCTTTTTGTTCGTTATCTTCTTTTTCGACACCCAATAACACTAAAAGTCCTGGGCCAATTTCACCCGTTACTTCACCCGCCACGGTGACGCTAGCGTGGGTGACGCGCTGAATTAATGCGATCATGGTTCTTCCAATTCTTCCTGCTGAGCTTCTATGCGAAGTCTTCGGTAATCGCCGAGAGTGACAGTAATTTCGGCGCCGAGCAACACGATACACCAGGTCCAGTAGACCCAGACGAATAAAATGGGGATCACGGCTAACACGCCGTAAATCAATTGGTAAGAGGGAAACATGGTGATGTAGAGGGCAAAGCCCTTCTTCCCAAGCTCAAACAAAAGAGCCGCTACTAGCGAGCCAACCAGTGCGTCGCGCACCGGGACACGAGTAGTGGGGACAATGCTGTACAACATCCAGAATGACAGCCAGGATAGCAGCAACGGGAAAACACGTAACACGATATCAATCGTGCTGTTAAACCCCGTCACCCATCGTAGTGAGAGCAGATACGAACTAATCGCCAGGCTCGCGCCCGCCAGCAATGGCCCAAGCGTTAAAATCATCCAGTAGACGGCAAACGAATAGATTTTTGGCCGCGTACGCGTACTGCGCCAGATTGTATTGAGCGCGCTATCAACGGCATACATCAACAGCAAAGCAGTGACGATAAGCCCACAGGCACCCACCGCGGTCATCTTGTTGGAGTTAGCAACAAACTGTTCGATATAGCGCTGGATGATATCGCCTGTAGCAGGCAGAAAATTTGAGAAAACAAAATGCCGAAGCTGAACACTGACGTCGGCGAACATCGGAAAAGCCGCAAACAGCGCAAACACCACCGCAACCAAAGGTACCAGCGAGAGCAATGACACGTAAGCAAGGTTACCTGCAAGCGTGGTCATATTGTCCTGATCGATGCGATGCCAGAGCAACTTACCCCAGGCGATACATGGCCTGAGGCGGTTACTCGTTTTGCGATGAACGTCTTTTATCATAGGTTTTTTGCAAAATATCCGGGCACCGTATCTTTTCCGGTCACCAAAATGCTGGTGATACCCAACTGCTCAGCTCCCTTTATATTATCGGCGTTGTCGTCAAAAAAGACCGCCTCATTCGCAGAAAAACCTTCTGTTTCGAGAAGTTTTTGGTAGATCTCGACGTCCGGTTTGCGCATTCCCATTTCCTGAGACAGATAGATTTTATCTGCCGCCTCGGCGATTTGCGGGTATTCACCGGGCCAGAAATAAGTGTGTAAGCGGTTGGTGTTAGAGAGCACCACGACACGGTGCCCCTGTTCACGAAGTTTGTTCATGACGGCGATGACTTCCGGACGCAAGCCAACAAAAATTGCCTGCCAGCCGGCAGAGAACTGATCAAAGCTTAGCGCCATACCCATTTCGTCACATACCGCTGCGGCGAATTCTTCGTCGGTAATCTGCCCACGTTCGTGGCGCTTAAAAGCATCCCCCATCACAAAGCTTTTTTGCAAATTCGCCAGTGGCACCCGGCTGTAATCGCTCCAGACCCCCATCACGCGGTTGAAGTCGATATCAACAATGACGTTACCTAAATCAAAGATATACAGCATAAGCCTCTCCTTTGCGCATGGACAAATAACTGTAGCGGTAAAGGAAGGCTTTGACTATCGCTGGTGAAGAAAGGGATACGTGTTATGCGAAGTTGCAGGCAAAAAAAAGCCCCGCCTAAACAGGCAGGGCTTCAATGCTTTGCAGAAAAGAAACTTACGCTTCTTTGCTACCACGACCCGCACGTTTGCGGTCGTTTTCAGTCAGGTGACGCTTACGAATACGTACGGAAGTCGGAGTAACTTCTACCAGTTCGTCATCATCGATGAATTCCAGAGCTTGCTCCAGAGACATCTTCAATGCAGGAACCAGAGTTGTTGCTTCGTCAGTACCGGACGCACGCATGTTAGTCAGTTTCTTACCGGTCAGGCAGTTTACAGTCAGGTCGTTAGAACGACTGTGAATACCGATGATCTGGCCTTCATAAACTTCTGCACCGTGACCCAGGAACAGCTTACCGCGGTCCTGCAGGCTGAACAGCGCAAACGCTACTGCTTTACCCTGGCCGTTAGAGATCAGCACGCCGTTCTGGCGCTGGCCGATTTCGCCTGGTTTCACGTCGTCGTAGTGGCTGAATGTGGAGTACAGCAGACCAGTACCAGAAGTCATGGTCATGAACTCAGTACGGAAGCCGATCAGGCCACGTGCTGGGATCAGGTAATCCAGACGGATACGGCCTTTGCCGTCAGGGATCATGTCTTTGACATCGCCCTTACGCTCGCCCATCGCCTGCATCACAGAACCCTGGTGCTGTTCTTCGATATCCAGAGTCACGTTCTCGAACGGCTCTTGCATACGACCATCGATCATACGGTTGATTACTTTCGGACGGGACACAGCCAGTTCGAAGCCTTCACGACGCATGTTTTCGATAAGTACAGACAGGTGCAGTTCGCCACGACCGGATACACGGAATGCATCCGCATCTTCGGTTTCTTCAACACGCAGTGCAACGTTGTGCACCAGCTCTTTGTTCAGGCGGTCAAGAATCTGACGAGAGGTAACGAATTTACCTTCTTTGCCACAGAACGGAGAGGTGTTGACGTTGAAGAACATGGTAACAGTGGGTTCATCAACAGACAGTGCTGGCAGCGCTTCAACATTTTGCGTATCGCAAAGGGTGTCGGAGATGTTCAGCTCGCCCAGACCGGTAATCGCGATGATGTCGCCGGCTTCCGCTTCGGTGGATTCAATACGCTCCAGGCCAAGGTGGGTCAGTACTTTACCGACTTTACCATTACGAGTTTTACCTTCGCTGTCGATGATAGTGATTTGCTGGTTAGGCTTCACTTTACCGCGTTTGATGCGACCGATGCCGATAACACCAACATAGTTGTTGTAGTCGAGCTGGGAGATTTGCATCTGGAACGGACCGTCGAGGTCAACGGTTGGTGCTTTTACGTGGTCAACAATCGCCTGGTACAGCGGGGTCATGTCTTCCGCCATATCACCGTGATCGTTACCCGCGATACCCATCAATGCTGATGCATAGATGATTGGGAAATCGAGTTGCTCGTCGGTTGCGTCGAGGTTTACGAACAGGTCGAAGACCTGATCAACAACCCAGTCAGGACGCGCGCCAGGACGGTCAACTTTGTTGATTACAACAATCGGCTTCAAACCATGGGCAAACGCCTTTTTGGTTACGAAGCGCGTCTGCGGCATTGGGCCATCCATTGCATCAACGACCAGCAGAACGGAGTCTACCATGGACATTACACGTTCAACTTCACCACCGAAGTCGGCGTGCCCAGGGGTATCAACTATGTTGATACGGTAGTCATTCCATTTGATAGCGGTGTTTTTAGCGAGGATGGTAATCCCACGCTCTTTCTCCAAATCGTTGGAGTCCATCACGCGTTCAGTAGCTTCAGCACGGTCATTACTGAAAGTACCAGATTGCTGCAGCAGCTTATCAACCAGGGTAGTTTTACCATGGTCAACGTGCGCGATGATGGCGATATTACGCAGATTTTCGATCACAACTTTGCCTCAGGCATTAGAAATAGCGCGTTATTGTACACGTATTAATCGAAGGACATAACAGGATCACAAAGAACTTTTACAAACAATGTAAAAAGTAAGGGTTTGTGATCGCTTTCACGGAGCAAAAAAGGGAGCTACAACGAAAATTGCACCAATATGGTGCTCAAATCTCAGACTGAAGCACTACATTGGTGCAAACTATCCATCGTGGTGCAGCCCTTTTGCACTATAGTGCGCATGATAGCGCCTTTTTGGGGTAATTTAAAAGTTGGCACAGATTTCGCTTTAATCATTTCAGGGCAACAAGCCAATTCAATGACCAAATCCGGGAGAGTTAAGTATGTCCGCTGAACACGTTTTGACGATGCTGAATGAACACGAAGTGAAGTTTGTAGATTTGCGCTTCACTGACACTAAAGGTAAAGAACAGCACGTCACTATCCCTGCTCATCAGGTTACTGCTGACTTCTTCGAAGAAGGCAAAATGTTTGATGGTTCTTCAATTGGTGGCTGGAAAGGCATCAATGAATCCGACATGGTTCTGATGCCAGATGCGTCTACCGCTGTCATTGACCCATTCTTCGCTGATTCTACGCTGATCATTCGTTGCGACATTCTTGAGCCTGGCACCATGCAGGGTTATGACCGCGACCCACGCTCCATTTCCAAGCGTGCTGAAGACTACCTGCGTTCTACTGGCATCGCCGATACCGTGCTGTTCGGGCCAGAACCAGAGTTCTTCCTGTTCGACGACGTTCGTTTCGGTAGCTCTATTTCCGGTTCTCATGTCGCTATCGATGATATCGAAGGCGCATGGAACAGCGGCACCAAATACGAAGGCGGCAACAAAGGCCACCGTCCTGCAGTTAAAGGCGGTTACTTCCCAGTTCCTCCGGTTGACTCCGCTCAAGACCTGCGTTCTGCAATGTGTCTGACTATGGAGCAAATGGGCCTGGTTGTTGAAGCTCACCACCACGAAGTGGCAACTGCTGGTCAGAACGAAGTGGCTACCCGCTTCAACACCATGACTAAAAAAGCAGATGAAATTCAGATCTACAAATATGTGGTTCATAACGTTGCGCATGCATACGGTAAAACTGCGACATTTATGCCAAAACCAATGTTTGGCGATAACGGTTCTGGTATGCACTGCCATATGTCCCTGGCTAAGAACGGTGTAAACCTGTTCGCGGGTGACAAATATGCAGGCCTGTCTGAGCAAGCGCTGTACTACATCGGTGGTGTTATCAAACACGCTAAAGCCATCAACGCCCTGGCTAACCCAACCACCAACTCCTACAAGCGTCTGGTCCCGGGTTACGAAGCTCCAGTCATGCTGGCTTACTCTGCCGCTAACCGTTCTGCTTCAATCCGTATCCCAGTAGTTGCATCTCCGAAAGCACGCCGTATCGAAGTGCGCTTCCCGGACCCAGCGGCTAACCCGTACCTGTGCTTCGCAGCACTGCTGATGGCTGGTCTTGATGGTATCAAGAACAAAATCCATCCGGGCGAAGCAATGGACAAAAACCTGTACGACCTGCCGCCAGAAGAAGCGAAAGAGATCCCGCAAGTTGCTGGCTCTCTGGAAGAAGCACTGAACTGCCTGAACGAAGACCGCGAGTTCCTGACTGCGGGCGGCGTGTTCACTGATGAAGCTATCGATGCTTACATCGCTCTGCGTATCGAAGAAAACGACCGTGTGCGCATGACTCCACACCCAGTCGAGTTCGAACTGTACTACAGCGTTTAATCACGTTGTAAATACCCAGAACTTTTAGCCCATCGTTGATGGGCTTTTTTCTCCACAAATAACCTGTTGCCGCAATATCTTTTGCCGACGGGAAACTATAATGCACCATCACAGTGCAAATTATCGGAGACTGCTGTATGGCAACCGGCACACTGCCCGATGCTGGGCAGATCCTGAATTCTTTAATCAACAGTATTTTACTGGTGGATGACGAGCTGGCAGTGCATTACGCCAACCCGGCGGCACAGCAACTTTTGGCGCAGAGTTCGCGCAAGCTGTACGGCACTCCATTACCAGAACTGTTGAGTTACTTTTCGCTCAATGTTGGCTTGATGCAGGAAAGCCTGACCGCAGGCCAGGGCTTCACCGATAACGAAGTCACACTGGTTATTGATAGCCGCTCCCACATTCTTTCCCTGACTGCACAACGTTTACCAGAAGGATACATCCTGATGGAAATGGCGCCGATGGATAACCAACGTCGCTTGAGTCAGGAACAGTTGCAGCAGGCGCAACAAATTGCCGCCCGAGATTTAGTCCGTGGGCTGGCGCATGAGATTAAAAATCCACTGGGTGGGTTACGTGGAGCAGCCCAACTGCTGGCCAGAGCCTTACCAGACCCGTCACTGACTGAATACACCAAGGTGATTATTGAGCAGGCTGATCGCTTACGGAATCTGGTAGATAGACTGTTAGGCCCACAACAGCCGGGAATGCACGTCACTGAAAGCATCCACAAAGTGACAGAGCGCGTGATGAAACTGGTGTCGATGGAATTACCAGCAAACGTAACGCTGGTCAGAGACTACGACCCAAGTTTGCCGGAGCTGGCTCACGATCCCGACCAAATTGAACAGATTTTATTAAATATTGTTCGCAATGCCCTTCAGGCGCTTGGCAGCGACGGCGGTGAGATAGTGTTACGCACACGCACCGCATTCCAGCTTACGCTGCATGGCACGCGCTACCGTCTGGCGGCGCGTATTGACATTGAAGACAACGGTCCGGGCATTCCGGCCCATCTGCAGGACACACTATTCTACCCAATGGTGAGCGGACGTGAGGGAGGGACAGGTTTAGGTCTTTCCATAGCACGCAACTTGATAGATCAGCATTCGGGAAAAATCGAATTTAACAGTTGGCCAGGTCATACCGAGTTTTCGGTTTATCTGCCTATTCGTAAGTAGAGGTCTTTATGCAACGAGGCATAGTTTGGATCGTTGATGACGATAGCTCCATCCGTTGGGTGCTGGAACGTGCTCTGACCGGAGCGGGTTTAAGCTGCACCACCTTTGAGAGCGGCAGTGAAGTCCTTAATGCTCTTGCAACCAAGACCCCGGACGTTTTGTTATCTGACATTCGCATGCCCGGCATGGACGGCCTGGCGCTGCTTAAGCAGATTAAACAACGCCACCCGATGCTACCGGTCATCATAATGACGGCTCACTCAGATCTTGAAGCCGCCGTGAGTGCCTATCAACAAGGCGCTTTTGATTACCTGCCAAAACCTTTTGATATTGACGAAGCGGTCGCACTCGTTGAGCGCGCCATCAGCCACTATCTGGAACAACAGCAGCCGCGCAACGTACAGGTGAATGGGCCGACCACCGATATTATCGGTGAAGCACCGGCTATGCAGGATGTGTTTCGCATTATTGGCCGTTTGTCACGGTCATCAATAAGCGTGCTGATTAACGGTGAATCGGGTACCGGTAAAGAGCTAGTCGCACATGCTTTGCACCGCCACAGCCCACGGG
Coding sequences within:
- the gltS gene encoding sodium/glutamate symporter gives rise to the protein MFYLDTLSTLVAATLVLLLGRKMVHTIPLLKKYTIPEPVAGGLLIALALLVLKKSVGWEFEFDMSLKDPLMLAFFATIGLNANLSSLRAGGKVVGIFLVVVVGLLVMQNAIGIGMASLLGLDPLMGLLAGSITLSGGHGTGAAWSKLFTERYGFQNATEVAMACATFGLVLGGLIGGPVARYLVKHSSTPNGTPEDSIDPTAFEKPAVGRMITSMVMIETIAMIAICLTVGKFAGQLIQGTSFELPTFVCVLFVGVILSNTLSLLGFYRVFERAVSVLGNVCLSLFLAMALMSLKLWELASLALPMLAILTVQTIFMALYAIFVTYRLMGKNYDAAVLAAGHCGFGLGATPTAIANMQAITERFGPSHMAFLVVPMVGAFFIDIVNALVIKMYLMLPIFG
- a CDS encoding nucleobase:cation symporter-2 family protein, translated to MSVNAVESDDAQPIAKTHSSELIYRLEDRPPLPQTLFAAGQHLLAMFVAVITPAMLICQALGLPAEDTQHIISMSLFASGVASIIQIKAWGPVGSGLLSIQGTSFNFVSPLIMGGMALKNGGADVPTMMAALFGTLMLASCTEMLLSRFLHLARRIITPLVSGVVVMIIGLSLIQVGLTSIGGGYGAMSDHTFGAPKNLLLAGAVLLVIILLNRQRNPYLRVASLVIAMAVGYALAWAMGMLPNVAPSTNTDLIMVPTPLYYGLGIDWNLLIPLMLVFMVTSLETIGDITATSDVSEQPVSGPLYMKRLKGGVLANGLNSCVSAVFNTFPNSCFGQNNGVIQLTGVASRYVGFVVALMLIVLGLFPAVSGFVQHIPEPVLGGATIVMFGTIAASGVRIVSREPLNRRAIMIIALSLAVGMGVSQQPLILQFAPEWLKTLLSSGIAAGGITAIVLNLIFPPEKN
- a CDS encoding AsmA family protein, which produces MKFLGKLIIALLVVVLVLLLAAYLLLQTRWGAAQVSSWVNEKSDYNFSFEEMDHRWASPTHVTLTNVTFGRKGQPATLVAKNIDIGLSSRQFSDPLHVDNILLQNGTLNISPDAAPLPFQADMLQLSDMALNSPNTEWDLHAQRVNGGVKPWQPTKGKVLGSTADIQFSAGSMTLNGVPATNVLLQGAINNEQVTLSTIGADMARGSLTGNARRLADGSWQIGSLRLNDIRLQTEKSITDFLAPLTTIPSLKIDNLEVTDARLEGKDWAVTDLDLSLRNLTLAKGGWQSDDGRLSMNASDFIIGALHLNDPIANVDFNQQTAALRQFTSRWERGMVRASGEWQRNEKKLALDELVFAGLEYTLPADWKALWMKPLPEWLNSVSIKKLTANRNLVIDIDPAFPFQLTALDGTANNIEVVRNHQWGVWSGNLTLNAAAATFNRVDVRRPSISLNATDSQITITELSAFAGEGMLEATGAVSQAPQRNAAINLRGRSVPINVLQQWGWPSLPLEGNGNLQLSVTGNLAAQTPLKPTVNGNLQASGTDGKQVQQTMQNGEVPGV
- the fabY gene encoding fatty acid biosynthesis protein FabY, with protein sequence MYHLRVPQTEEELELYYQFRWEMLRKPLHQPKGSERDAWDAMAHHQMVVDEEGNPVAIGRLYINADNEAAIRFMAVHPSVQDKGLGTLVAMTLESVARQEGVKRVVCSAREDAVEFFAKLGFENQGEITTPSTTPIRHYLMIKPVASLDDILHRADWCAQLQQAWYEHIPLSEKMGVRILQYTGQKFITTMPEAGNQNPHQTLFAGSLFSLATLTGWGLIWLMLRERHLGGTIILADAHIRYSSPITGRPGAIADLGSLSGDLDRLARGRKARVALQVELFGDDTQGAVFEGVYLVLPAKPFGPLEEGGNEEE
- the dtd gene encoding D-aminoacyl-tRNA deacylase, producing MIALIQRVTHASVTVAGEVTGEIGPGLLVLLGVEKEDNEQKANRLCERVLGYRIFGDENDKMNLNVQQAGGSVLVVSQFTLAADTERGMRPSFSGGAAPQLAEELYEYFVQRCRQQGIVAETGRFAADMKVSLTNDGPVTFWLQV
- a CDS encoding virulence factor BrkB family protein, translated to MIKDVHRKTSNRLRPCIAWGKLLWHRIDQDNMTTLAGNLAYVSLLSLVPLVAVVFALFAAFPMFADVSVQLRHFVFSNFLPATGDIIQRYIEQFVANSNKMTAVGACGLIVTALLLMYAVDSALNTIWRSTRTRPKIYSFAVYWMILTLGPLLAGASLAISSYLLSLRWVTGFNSTIDIVLRVFPLLLSWLSFWMLYSIVPTTRVPVRDALVGSLVAALLFELGKKGFALYITMFPSYQLIYGVLAVIPILFVWVYWTWCIVLLGAEITVTLGDYRRLRIEAQQEELEEP